The window cattaaggaaaaaaaaataattttacgtGACACACGGCTTCATTTACTCTGTTATTTCTAAGCTATATGTTactttctcctcctcttcctgcttgtgGTGCTGCTCGGCCCGCTCAGACTCCACCTCGATGACGGAGGATGCCAGTGTACTGCTGCTTCCTGCCGAGCCCAAACTGTCGGCCCGGTTCAGCTCACCCTCGCTGTCCGCCTGCTGCCAACACATCACTGATGTTTAGTCTGGCTGGATGCCGCTGCTCAAGTTGTACTATTAAAAGGAAGTACTACGTTCTTACCTTCAAGGCTGGAAGGAGGCACCGCGTGAAGATGAAGAGTTGGTGGAGAAAGGAGAAAAATGTTAAGCGACACCACGGTCATGTGACCTAAGAtaaacgtctgtgtaggctctcagtcgtacaggagttgtccatcgaggaaaaggcttcttgagacgtcatctgtacttctgtgaagaaggtgtcggacgtttcgctcctcatccgaagagcttcgtcagcgaactaataagtgctggtagcttaggccttaaatacagtaagagtgggcggaattggtgtgccaacaccctcctcctattggttcgttacactaagcctgggcggagtagtggtataatcctatcctgttattagcacctccgataaaagggaagtgtcgctccctgaattgggtatgaacgactctgatactggcttgttagcatctattgttctggctcggccctgccttcacctcatttgcaagactaagagctgtgggttttggtctcagtaacctgctgaacacagggtccaaattaaacctcaaaccaccattccgattcaatgatgggttctgttgtttgacaaaaatagcttcctttactcctctttcaaaccatctgttttctttggccaaaatctttacatcgctgtcctcaaaagagtgattggtagctttcaggtgtagatgtactgctgattgaggaccactagcattgtccctgcgatgttgataaagccttttttggagcatttgcttagtttccccaatgtagtgctctttgcattgctcatctttacagtggatggaatagaccacattgctctgtttctggtttggagccttgtctttaggatgcactaattaggatgcgacacttcccttttatcggaggtgctaataacaggataggattataccactactccgcccaggcttagtgtaaggaaccaataggaggagggtgttggcacaccaattccgcccactcttactgtatttaaggcctaagctaccagcacttattagttcgctgacgaagctcttcggatgaggagcgaaacgtccgacaccttcttcacagaagtacagatgacgtctcaagaagccttttcctcgacctAAGATAAAGCTGGTCGGCCAATCGGAGGGACCTAAAACCTTTAAGAAGGATCTGAACTAATAAAATACACACTTTGCCTAAGGCATGGGGTgcccaaatgttttccactgAGGGACGTATGGGGGCCAGtttgatatttaacattttgaatatatgctaagaagtttgatgtatttaaacaaaaagcagACTCCATctgaagctttgtgttataggtgacaaagtgtattattaatatgaacttctACCTACaacacattatttttaacaaatatttcaactttattctcatgaattttttttcttgtaatattatgactttatcccaaaatattttgactttatgctcgtTATATTACAATTTCCTAACCTAATTGCACATTtactctgttttgtttgttgtcatgATTGTCATGATcgacttttgaaaaaaataacatctcttttgtttttaatatttcaactttatgcttctaaaatattttgtttcatcataatattacgactttattcttgtaaaacattttttctcgtaagattACCACTTCTATCTCTTATTACAGTCCCCATGCATTCTGCATTACAGAATCACGGGTggctacgattggctggcgcccaaagtcagctgggataggcttcagcataccacgtgaccctaatgaggataagcatcatagaaaatggatggatggaagaatcaCGGATGGAAtcagccaataaaaacggaatctactgcTAAATGCGGAATCttgcggaaattgacataatgcaaatgaaatgctgtcatcgtgaggaggaGGAACGTTTGACTGGGGAAGCATTTCTGggggaccgctcaatcgtggtggAATCTCATTACAAAAACCAGCCTGGCCCCTCCCAAACTAAAAATGCCAAAacggcgacctgaaacaccagcaaaaGTTGGCCAAAAAATTTCAAAACTCATCATGAATGGAAGTTAGTGAGGTTAGCTTactttagcagagcatgctagtgcatcTGCGTGCGAGTCAGGCTGCATgggtgtgtttacaccgtgttgtgttttaccgcctgttaatgcaaacaagcgttttaggatgcccgctgatgtcgtgcaagttctgagtgaaacaAGAATGAAAGGCACGTTTATTTTGCTACCAGCTtgtcttaaccgtcaacagacattctcaacacacacttctggcctttaaaataagagcgctgtttaaCACATACtgtttaattgtgtaaacaaaataagggtgtcataaaaataccttaataacgcaattggaattgtATTGGtgacaagcacgggcattacagttcaAGAGGAGTTTGTAGTAATGTGTGCAGaactgacatcccattagaaaattCACTCGTGCGTTAGCCCGAGACGGGTCTCATGAATGATAAGTGAATcatcattttcttctttttagaaGCTAAAACTGCTGGTAAGCACTTGGTAGATTGACTGATTGACAGGATTTGCTCACCGTGTGGATGAAAAGCTGCTTCGATGTCCTTGGCTGGAGCTGCAAGACAAACAGAGAAAGCGGTTTGTCTCTTAAAGTCTACTCTTCGTTTATCTTTTCTAAAGTCTACCTGACTGCCTCCTGGTGCGTCTGTAAGGCAGATTTCCCTCCAGCAGCAGCGGCAGACCCTTCCTGCTTTTTTCAGGTGTGTATGTTAGCAGTTCTGGTGGTTCTGGAAGGTTGGGGGGACAGACAATCATACGTTTCAGACTTTCTGATTGGGATCAAAGTGTCGAAACCCAGAAGCTCCTTCAGAAGAAACGTGATGTGTGTAATGAAGTCTGACCTGACTGCCGTCTGCCGCGGTGATAGGCGTGGATGTCGTCCAGTTGTGGAGAAGCTGAAGACTTCTTCAGATGGTCCTGGCCCAGGTGTGGGGCTGAAAGGGAGCAAAGAAGTAGTGTTAGGAagtgacttttcttttgactaaTTCTACAAGAAAACTACATGGTTCATGTGcgtgagaatttttttttcatatttacaaaCATGTAATAGTCCcacttatttattcatgtagCTATTGTGAGCAGTGACAGGGGAGGCATCATGAAATTGACAAAAACGAATCccgataacataaaataataaatattattggTCCATTGAACTGTTGAAAATGTATATTCTgtatacagtcctccctcgctatGTTGCAGTTTGGATAtcgctaataataaaaaattatacaattattattaaaaaataataatagtaattcattatcgctgtttcgtggtttactatagcctattattagtcaaaaaatactgaaagacaagttatatgtagtattgtggtcactaggcatcagtaatgttatgagacatgactttAATTTACATTACCTATCACACTGCATGAAGACTGGCTAccagggatgagccggatactcgttttagacgagtgcTCTAGGAAACTATTAagatattgcatttataaataaggaatccaactttgcgGAATTTCACTtaagtcaggtctggaaccaattgatcGAATTGACTGACTAAACGAGGAATCGCTGGCACAGCTCGATGAACAAAGAGACATTGCTTGTAGTAAATAACTAATCATGTTTGTGCTCATTAAGAGAAGTGGTTGTCAATCACTGATGTATTCATTTTCTGCTGcatagtgtttttattttaacgtCAAGTAGCACTAGAATGTCTGAAAAAGAATCACATCATAAACAAGTGTGTTTTTCTGAGCGTTCACTCACACTGATAGAAGTTGTCTCCGAGAACCTGTCTGGCCTGAAGAACATGAACGTTAATTAACATAAATCAAgcagaaacaacacaacatgaggtCACAATGACGCCGTTTCAAAACAATGCAACCTATTAACGTGGAGACACACAGTGAGGTGTGTCGTCcacaccagcagggggcagcaaaGGCCAACAGAAAACTGATTCTGcaactacagtatttcatgTTTCTTGTTACCTTGTGTGGGAGAGAAGCGGGATGGTTTTCAACGATGAGTTTCTTTAGGTAGTGTACCCACAGCCTCTTCTCCTCCATGTTTTTAGTCTGCAGTTGCCAAGCAGCCATGAACACAAAGAACACAACTATTAAGTGCAATCGCACAACACGGCCTTTCTTCTTTCGCTAACGCTAGAAGGAATCTCCCAGAAGTCACCTGGACCACGTGCTGCTGTTTGGGGATCATCTGGTCGGACACTCGGAAACACAGCGGCTCCTTCAGCGTGTCGACGAGGAGGAGATTACAACACTGCAGTGCAGGAAGACAACCAAGATGGGAATGGTTCTCCATATCGATCAATTAGACGTTCCTGGGACTTACAAAGATGTGCGTGCTGTACACAAACTGCTCCACGCGCTTTTTGGCAATCAGCAACATCTTGTCAAACAGGAAGAATGCTCGCTCCTTCTTTACTCTGTGCACCTTAAAGGAACCTTCCAGAACCAGCTCACCAAAGCCGCTCAGGTCTGGACCGCTCCAATTCACCAAGAGGGACTCGATTTCCTGTAAGGACGGCGGCAATTAACGGTCACAATGGCTGGGTCTCAAATGAAATACTTCTGTCAGTACAATTCAATATGTATACTATTATATcacatataatataatgtagAATATATCGTATGTATCTCCGTCTATTTGCGGATTTCTTTTCTTTGCTTTAATTTGTAGatactttgacattttttaaggTAACATAGAGTGTTATAAATTGTAAATAGAGCGTGGTTTGATCGAGTCACTCAACAAGTTGaaacactcaacattttccagtgggaagatgctttgacaagacgtgatgttgtgtaactgcacattttgtaagtctaatactgtacactgtatgtctgtaattgtttgttaatgtgtaaaacggaattgtaaatatatttaacaaCTGTGAGGGGAATATTATAGGGTTTtggcatttttagggctttttattGCTGGCaccttgcaactttctttggccccatggcagagACAGTACAGTCTCCTACAGTGTGAACAAAatttcagcaaacatttttgACGAAATCGACTgatacgaaaactgaggtttgactgtacttagtTCCTAAAGGTGCACATTTTGACAGTGTTGTGCCGTCCCTGCCGATTTCattcaattaatttttttatggtAACTTAAGCAGAAAGTAGTTTTAATTGCGCTATCTGCAGGTGTTGCccctatgaatccagcagagggtgctgtctcacaagtcaattcactcaacattttccagcaggtgTACAGCGCAGGTGTGAAGCGCGAAGAccgaaaaaaacacataaatgtaagtaattacgcaTAATTATTAACTTTCACAGTAACGTCGCCCATggtttattacagtatatattcgatcatttgctactccacgtaaatatCCGCCATGTTTTTCGAGAGTAATAACTAGCCGGCTAACGCCGATATctgacttcactgcaatctaccgCATTTATTGTGCACTGCACTCTGCTGTGTTTCTCAGCATGAACACACGTATGCACTCAAAACACTAAGTTTAAGTACGGACGTGCGTACTCTACTTGTTCACCTCTACCTGCAGCTACAACTGAAGACGAGAATTTTCTTGTAACCAGCTGTGTGATGAGGATCAGAAGATGAAGACATTTCTATTTTGCATACGTTCGTACTAACACTTGTGCATCAGctcgttcacactgagaagtacggcAACTCAGAATAGTAAAAATGGACACTTAACACCCTCAATAGTTGCCATCTTGGCTGcgtagcggaaggggagggactaacttgagTGGCTgcaattgaaaatgaaaaaacattgcgATCGTCATTGTgcgcaagtgcaacagtaatggatttgggacggCAATACAAAGCAcgcagtgtacacagtatacatattgaagtgtactgacagaaATGTTCCATTTGACACACAGGAAAATGTGTCTGATGAAGCTGCTAAATAGCAACACTGCATGGCGGTCACGCTAACAGCACACCAGTGTGCTGGTAATGACGTGAACACCTGCAATAACGGAAAAGGTGGAATGCAGCAGTCAACACTTGGGGGTCACCTATTTGAACTCCAGTGCACGTCTGTGTTTTCCATGTATACTTGAATGTTAGCCTGTGCCGGTACCTGCAGGCGAATGGCGTGCTCCTGTTTCCTCTTCATGTCGTTGATGTACCAGGCCACCGCCGTCATGGTGATGATGGCGTCCTCCACCACCTCGTAGCCCGGATCGCTCTTGTCCAAGTGTTTGGAAAGTTCCTGGGATGAGAGGGAACGTGCATGTCCATAAATGTCCTTCAAGCTCAGTTGTCCGTTTTGGACAAAAATACTGGGACACATCCTGGAGGACTCTTGACAGCGAGAACAGCTTCCACTCTgctgggaagactttctacaatATTTTAGAGTGCATCtgtgagacaattttttttaatttgtggtGTTCACAGGCAGTAcgatggctgagtggttagcatgttgcccgcacagtcaggagatcgggaagggttcgaatctccgcttgggaatctctgtgtggagtttataTGTTCGCCCCGTgcatgtgcgtgggttttccccgggtactccggtttcctcccacattccaaaaacatgcatgttaggttaattggagactctaaattgtccataggtgtgaatgagtgtttgtctacatgtgccctgcgattggctggtaaccagtccagggtgtaccccccttacgcccgaagtcagctgggattggctccagcatacccccgcaaccctaactAGGATAAAGTGGCATaaaaaagggatggatggatgttctttCACACCAGACCCATTTTAGAATGCTCTGGAAAGGCTTTGAAAGATGCGAGAAGACAGACGAAAACAATCAAACACAGCTGAGGATTATGGGAAAGTCCAACAAAGTTTGACACATGCCTGAGCAGTgtttaataacaacaacacaatgTCACACAACAAAGTCTTTTCTTCAGTTAGTCCTTCCTTGGATGAGAACCAgagacaaatgtgtgtgtgagtgtgtgtgcgtgtgtctgtgtagTTTGAGTCAGCCCACGGGTCAGCTTGACAAATACGCAACACATGTTGTTGCTGGTTGACACTGCAGGTTGTTGCTCTACCacactgagccagcagagcatCATGTTGTCCTCACTATTTCACATTCTGTTAGTATATATTCATCATTTGGAGTTATGTTCTCCTAAAAACACAATAACTGTTGCACATGACATAAACATTAAATAACCACACTGAAAATACAGCAGACTGTGTTGTGCATTAGGCCTAACATGAGGAAGTAGGTGGTATGTGATATATGAACGCTACTCACAAAAACCTTTTCCTTTCGAGTGGAGTTTCAGGATGAACCTTAAAtgcactgtacagtaatccctcgccactttgcgcttcaaattccGTAGCTTctctctatcatggtttttcaaaaattatactaattaataaatcatgctgttttgtggttgaatatggcctattatttgtccaaaaatatgcatatttaaacaaattgtatatatatttttgcttaaattaagcatttatgaGCGtaagaatggctaaatgaagtaaaatacaaatacgaggcattcaaagacgtgatgatatctcgtattctacactggtcctaggtgtcagtaatgttactgtaatgtttggtgagacacacaagcaccagacttgatcgccggaacaacaggcttttattccaggtttgaatgatctcacaacaggcacaataatccctaacacaagatactgttgcggccgtaacccacgccaagctaaaactcaactctgaacccttgatGTCACCTCCTGTCCGCCCACCCACTCTactcccctagcactggaacacatttacagcaacacagacaagaacaagtcgtatttatgtcttaaatggcatatattctgttattatgtctgctatattgggtaatatgagtataaaggtgactatagcggtgttatttcatgtctagagggctctaataatgttgaaatatatttatgtgATGTATATGAATGCATGGTAAATATGCTGTATATGTAGTACAACCTAGTATAGTACAACCTAAATAGTGGGGTGTGAACCCCCCGGAGGCAAAGCTACAGTAGGTATTGGGTGGGGTGCAATTCTCTCTGATacgcaaaataaacaaaacgcATTAAAACAAAAGCGCTAGCTCGATGGTAATTTACACTGGGAAAatcccatatactgtacatgctagcaattagcattagcggTTTACATGGTGGTTTCCAACACCTCCAATATGACAACTAATTAGgcatttaaatgtacattccACGTAAACTCAATAAGATACAGGAGTGGCACATTGAACTTCTCAGTGGCAGTAGCTACTTCCTGACTCtggcaataaaaaaatgttcccCCTGTGGGGTGAATGACAGAACATTAGCATTTATGTGCAGTGGAACATAATGTACTTGTATAAAAGTACTATACGAGGTGTAGTACATGTCGTGCCTTGGGGCAAAGACAGTGGTTTCATGTGATTTCTGGATTggtttaaaatgtgtaaatggtTGGTCTGGTATGGTCAAAATTGTTAAAAAGCTATGGTTAAAAAGTTCAAGTGGGACATCTTCTCCAAAAAGAATCGTTTCAGTAAAGAGTGAGTGGTGTTGCCATTAGACaatctttgtcctttttcccactctggaGAAGCGCAAGCTATCAACGGCAGAGATGAAGACTGAAAAAGCTCATAAACACGCTGTATTTGTGCTAAAACGTTTGAGCCTCGGGAAACTTACGCCTTTGTGAGTATCCATGTGCACAAAGCACTTAAATAGCGACCACAAACATTGTTGAATTATTACTTTAAATCTGTTGGTAAACTCGATGTTGTGTCGTTAGCTGTTAGCAATGTATCATGTGTTTTGGCATATCTAATGTACATTTGTAGATAgtaattgtaatgttttttatATGTCACAGTtgccacacacatacatgcaaaaAGCTTCACTAAAGCAAGAAAAGTAAGCTTTGTGTAGGGAGTTTACTTTGTTGGTTTGCTGGCTGTCTAGCAGCATACAGGGACGTGTTGTGAGGACAGCACGGTACATATGGTGTTACCTGAAGCAGGAGGTGGTACTTGAGGATGCGCTGCACAGGTTTGAGGAGGTACGTCTCCAGAGGTAAGGAGTGGTTTAGAGTTGTCTGTCTCTCCTGGAAGAAGCGGACTAGGCTTTGGTTCTTCATGCAGTCCCTCAGAACCGCCACAGAACTGATAGAGACAGAAAGACCAGGCAATAACAGCATGATTAACAAGGTCGTCTTTTATAAAAGCAGGGCCGTGATCATTCATCACAGCATGAACGACcgggaaatgtaaaaaaaaaaatgacgacGCTTGTTGACGCTCATCGCTCATCCATCAGGATGAAGGAGGTGGCAGATGGGAGAGATAATACAGGAAGACTCAGCAGCTGCTTGGAACTTTGACAGACTTTTATTGTTGCGTTTAGGAGAAGACACAATGAGAGAGAGGGTGGTCTAGAAGATGACGGAGAGCTTTGCGTCCTCCTCAGGCACATTCAGAAAgacaataaaagaagaaacaatATGGTGAGCAGACAATGGACGAAGACCACGGAAGAGGATGAAGGACGAGACAAGAGAGGGAAAAGGAGTACAATGAAATAGCAGACAGGATAGGATTCCTCATTTGTTTCACAGTCTCACCAGCATCCATTAAGAGGCGGCGTGGAGTGGAGGACGGGAAGAAGGAGGTCAAGGTAACGATGGAGGCATTCAACTCTTCATCATTTGTAAAGCAAGCAGACTCGAAACTACTCACTTGTCACACTTTAGTTGGTTAAATTCTAGCT is drawn from Dunckerocampus dactyliophorus isolate RoL2022-P2 chromosome 12, RoL_Ddac_1.1, whole genome shotgun sequence and contains these coding sequences:
- the plekhg2 gene encoding pleckstrin homology domain-containing family G member 3 isoform X2; this translates as MMSSGERGASSSSCTSVNTVCSDCERPASLSLSSSTSSVSLQDASHSSSSSSSSSLPYGAVPAYTASLSSSSTPKRNGSDISLDLTPLVTPHGAGGGGCVAKVSGGHAPTGHLANPVAVASGAPPRQLSRLERVVMEIVETEQAYVRDLKSIVEDYLGCIIDCGGLPLAPEQVSTLFCNIEDIYEFNSELLEDLERSPHAAAIADCFVERSEAFDIYTLYCMNYPNSVAVLRDCMKNQSLVRFFQERQTTLNHSLPLETYLLKPVQRILKYHLLLQELSKHLDKSDPGYEVVEDAIITMTAVAWYINDMKRKQEHAIRLQEIESLLVNWSGPDLSGFGELVLEGSFKVHRVKKERAFFLFDKMLLIAKKRVEQFVYSTHIFCCNLLLVDTLKEPLCFRVSDQMIPKQQHVVQTKNMEEKRLWVHYLKKLIVENHPASLPHKARQVLGDNFYQSPHLGQDHLKKSSASPQLDDIHAYHRGRRQSEPPELLTYTPEKSRKGLPLLLEGNLPYRRTRRQSAPAKDIEAAFHPHGEQILSISQSTKCLPAVLASKKKKMMIHLSFMRPVSG
- the plekhg2 gene encoding pleckstrin homology domain-containing family G member 3 isoform X1, with the protein product MPEGSRRGSPRSSSNTGAKRPSSVSSLSGIVGRMMSSGERGASSSSCTSVNTVCSDCERPASLSLSSSTSSVSLQDASHSSSSSSSSSLPYGAVPAYTASLSSSSTPKRNGSDISLDLTPLVTPHGAGGGGCVAKVSGGHAPTGHLANPVAVASGAPPRQLSRLERVVMEIVETEQAYVRDLKSIVEDYLGCIIDCGGLPLAPEQVSTLFCNIEDIYEFNSELLEDLERSPHAAAIADCFVERSEAFDIYTLYCMNYPNSVAVLRDCMKNQSLVRFFQERQTTLNHSLPLETYLLKPVQRILKYHLLLQELSKHLDKSDPGYEVVEDAIITMTAVAWYINDMKRKQEHAIRLQEIESLLVNWSGPDLSGFGELVLEGSFKVHRVKKERAFFLFDKMLLIAKKRVEQFVYSTHIFCCNLLLVDTLKEPLCFRVSDQMIPKQQHVVQTKNMEEKRLWVHYLKKLIVENHPASLPHKARQVLGDNFYQSPHLGQDHLKKSSASPQLDDIHAYHRGRRQSEPPELLTYTPEKSRKGLPLLLEGNLPYRRTRRQSAPAKDIEAAFHPHGEQILSISQSTKCLPAVLASKKKKMMIHLSFMRPVSG